From a region of the Arachis ipaensis cultivar K30076 chromosome B09, Araip1.1, whole genome shotgun sequence genome:
- the LOC107615171 gene encoding uncharacterized protein LOC107615171, whose protein sequence is MGRPEIVWEQCYSVLSKDILFTHRRSLQCLELHLSDEEIMNMTLSKIEDKLQANGVLDDIQDPIIMDELNFDLQALKIYLTDNLAKMNRDQKIAFETIIHAVDNNAEGFFFVYGYGGTGKTYLYNTLSDVIRSNRGIVLNVASNGIASLLLPNGRTAHSRFKIPLDLNEDFVCCIKQVSDEELEEISKFSEWLLSIGNGLAGDSTDGESEVQIDEQILIANADNSFDNMVNFVYRNLLSNLNNMTFFKDRSILGPTLEVINEVNVTIMDRLEGEEKLYLSSDTLCVEEGNLESDLDTLTLDILNAINCSGLPPYKLTLKVGILVMLLCNIDQSNGLCNGTRLQVRRLGSHIIECVTLIGDNVGQVVIIPRMNMIPNNQALPFRFQRRQFPIIVSFAMTNNKSKGQTLSTVGLYLPRSVFIHGQLYVALSRVKSKIGLRVLIQKSDYNQQIKL, encoded by the exons ATGGGAAGGCCAGAAATTGTTTGGGAGCAGTGTTATAGTGTATTGTCCAAAGACATATTGTTCACTCACCGAAGAAGTTTGCAATGTCTAG AGCTACATCTTTCTGATGAAGAAATCATGAACATGACACTTTCAAAGATCGAGGATAAACTTCAAGCAAATG GTGTTCTTGATGACATACAAGACCCCATTATTATGGATGAACTGAATTTTGACCTTCAAGCTCTCAAAATTTACTTAACCGACAACCTAGCTAAGATGAACAGAGATCAAAAGATAGCATTTGAAACCATTATTCATGCAGTTGATAACAATGCCGAAGGCTTTTTCTTTGTGTATGGTTATGGTGGTACTGGAAAAACATATCTATATAATACCCTATCAGATGTAATAAGAAGCAACCGTGGCATCGTTCTTAATGTTGCATCCAATGGAATTGCCTCGCTGTTGCTTCCAAATGGTCGAACAGCTCATTCAAGGTTCAAGATCCCACTTGATTTGAACGAGGATTTTGTATGTTGTATTAAGCAAG TAAGTGACGAAGAACttgaagaaattagtaaattttcAGAATGGCTATTAAGTATTGGGAATGGCTTGGCCGGGGATTCCACCGATGGAGAGTCGGAGGTACAAATTGACGAACAGATTTTGATTGCCAATGCAGACAATTCATTTGACAACATGGTTAATTTTGTGTACCGAAACCTGTTGTCCAATCTAAacaacatgacattctttaaagATCGATCAATACTAGGTCCTACATTGGAAGTTATCAACGAGGTAAATGTTACAATAATGGATCGATTAGAAGGAGAAGAAAAGTTGTACCTGAGCTCGGATACTTTGTGTGTGGAGGAAGGAAACTTGGAGTCAGATCTTGACACACTTACACTAGATATTCTTAATGCCATTAATTGCTCAGGATTGCCTCCGTACAAGTTGACCTTGAAAGTAGGTATACTGGTCATGTTATTATGTAACATTGACCAATCCAACGGGTTATGTAATGGTACAAGACTACAGGTGAGGAGATTAGGCAGCCACATCATCGAATGTGTGACATTAATAGGGGACAATGTAGGTCAAGTCGTGATAATCCCGCGCATGAACATGATCCCGAACAACCAAGCTTTACCATTTAGGTTTCAACGAAGACAATTCCCAATCATTGTTTCATTTGCAATGACGAATAATAAATCTAAAGGGCAAACGCTAAGCACAGTTGGTTTGTACCTTCCAAGGTCAGTGTTTATCCATGGTCAACTCTATGTCGCGCTATCAAGAGTAAAGTCCAAGATTGGACTAAGAGTCTTAATTCAGAAGAGTGATTACAATCAGCAAATAAAACTTTAA
- the LOC107615170 gene encoding uncharacterized protein LOC107615170, producing MIESERLSFIRHNQPKLRVDKYNALHESLVRGEAIVVATGQRIILPSSFTGGPRYMFNNYKDAFAICKYAGYPSFFITITYNSEWDEIKRLLKDICTVTFQKRGLLHAHILLFMHSLYKPKSPEDIDRLISVEIPDKLTRPKLYATVEKFMVYGLCGRYNNNSPCMSNGRCSKYYPKPFRARKIVDEAGFPKYRRSNNGMTIVKKNVVLDSSYGNDRVTASFYQTNAEEKSEQVIDEIRNYYDYRYISACEAAWRIFGYDIQQKEPSVIRLPFHLPNEHPVVFKDNENIVDVIERVDGKLTKFLAWMLTNKLYPFGRTLTYSQFPNKFVWKDDVGMWMPRKHGYSIGRLTHVPCGNGEDYYLKLLLNIQKGCLSFVELRTVEGVVYGTFKEACYVLGLFQDDKEFIDAIFEAGTWASANYIRDYGAVIV from the exons ATGATAGAGTCTGAACGACTTAGTTTCATTCGACACAACCAACCAAAATTAAGAGTTGACAAGTACAATGCACTACATGAGTCGTTAGTTCGAGGAGAAGCTATTGTCGTTGCAACTGGTCAAAGGATTATCCTACCAAGTAGCTTCACAGGTGGTCCGAGGTACATGTTTAACAACTACAAAGATGCTTTTGCAATATGCAAGTATGCGGGGTACCCCAGTTTTTTTATTACAATAACATACAATTCTGAGTGGGATGAGATCAAACGTCTTTTAAAGG ATATTTGCACCGTAACATTTCAAAAGAGGGGGCTTCTACATGCACACATCCTGTTGTTCATGCACTCGTTATACAAGCCTAAGTCACCCGAGGATATTGATAGGCTTATTTCAGTTGAGATTCCAGATAAACTTACAAGGCCAAAATTATATGCAACTGTTGAGAAGTTCATGGTCTATGGCCTGTGTGGTAGGTATAACAATAACAGCCCTTGCATGTCAAATGGACGGTGCTCAAAGTATTACCCCAAGCCCTTTAGAGCAAGGAAAATAGTTGATGAAGCTGGATTTCCGAAGTACAGAAGGTCAAACAATGGGATGACAATCGTGAAGAAGAATGTAGTGCTTGATAGTTCATAC GGCAATGATCGGGTAACTGCTTCTTTCTACCAAACCAATGCAGAAGAAAAAAGTGAACAAGTCATTGATGAGATACGTAATTACTACGACTACCGATACATCTCAGCGTGCGAAGCAGCTTGGCGAATATTTGGGTATGATATCCAACAAAAAGAACCTTCCGTTATTCGACTACCGTTCCACCTGCCCAATGAACACCCTGTTGTGTTTAAAGACAATGAGAACATAGTTGATGTAATTGAAAGGGTTGATGGGAAGCTAACGAAATTCTTGGCATGGATGCTTACTAATAAATTATATCCTTTTGGTCGTACCCTTACTTATAGCCAATTTCCAAATAAATTTGTGTGGAAGGATGACGTAGGTATGTGGATGCCAAGGAAACACGGATATTCTATTGGCCGACTAACACATGTTCCATGTGGGAATGGTGAGGATTATTACCTAAAATTGTTGCTTAACATACAAAAGGGATGTCTCAGCTTCGTCGAATTACGTACAGTGGAGGGTGTTGTGTATGGTACATTCAAGGAAGCATGTTATGTCTTAGGATTGTTTCAGGATGATAAAGAATTTATTGACGCTATCTTTGAAGCAGGCACATGGGCTTCTGCAAATTACATTCGTGACTATGGTGCTGTTATTGTCTAA